In Hirschia baltica ATCC 49814, the genomic stretch AGCTTCTCTAGCCTTTCACTCAATCCAGCTCTTGTCATGTGGGCACCTGCAAAACAATCATCACGATATGAGGCCTTTATAAACGCAGAATTTTTCGCAATTCACGTACTAACCTATGAACAAAAATTTGTATGTGATGCATTTGCCAAATCCAAAAACAAATTTGAACACTGCGATTATCTTCTAAACGAATACAATATACCTATTATAAATGATTGTTTGTCTGTTTTTGAATGCAAAAAACATAAAATACACGATGCTGGAGATCATTCCATTATCATTGGCGAGGTTCTTAGAGCACGTCAAAAACCGGGAAACGCGTTGATATTTTCTCAAGGCTCGTTTATCTCGGCGAGCGCATTTCAACCAGACTAGCTCTATTTACGCTACGACAATATTTAACTTTGAAGAATTCATTCCTATATTAAAGGTCTAATACACCCCCAGCTTCAATATAAGGGATCCCCAATGGGAAGGAGTGAAATAGAAATCGCAAAAGCAATTGATATTTCCATGGAAATATTCAAACGCGACGGATATGAGCGCACGGGAATAGATAGTCTAGTTGAAGCGACTGGATTGAATAGATACGCAATCTACCAACAATTTGGCGGCAAAAGAGAACTAT encodes the following:
- a CDS encoding flavin reductase family protein — its product is MDIFSPEENARAFRSALGSFSTGVTIVTTQSKDGPIGITANSFSSLSLNPALVMWAPAKQSSRYEAFINAEFFAIHVLTYEQKFVCDAFAKSKNKFEHCDYLLNEYNIPIINDCLSVFECKKHKIHDAGDHSIIIGEVLRARQKPGNALIFSQGSFISASAFQPD